A DNA window from uncultured Methanoregula sp. contains the following coding sequences:
- a CDS encoding DUF4013 domain-containing protein → MDYGAMIDEALGYSKAGVFNRIDRWLKLILAAILIGIPLNGWILRIYRGENPAPEVDRWGTLFVDGFKLFVIGLIYSLPLIILSLVPYLIFPGGMAGGHPPTGTVTPYSNAEIGTSIALLFLLLAIQLIYDIFLAIFMPVAAIRFARTGVFSEAFNFGAIIGTIRKIGWLNYILAIILIALIIGIPVGILAAIILFGGFMLGHYFIALGVMIIVILVIAPPLLTFQARYMTRVYDQSEPAGTTGETPAAPVL, encoded by the coding sequence ATGGACTACGGAGCAATGATAGATGAAGCGCTGGGCTATTCAAAAGCCGGCGTTTTCAACAGGATAGACCGGTGGCTGAAACTGATCCTTGCAGCGATCCTTATCGGGATCCCGCTCAACGGCTGGATCCTGCGGATCTACCGGGGCGAGAATCCTGCACCGGAAGTGGATCGCTGGGGAACACTCTTTGTGGATGGCTTCAAGCTTTTTGTTATCGGCCTGATCTACTCGCTCCCGCTCATCATCCTCTCGCTCGTTCCCTACCTGATCTTCCCCGGCGGCATGGCCGGCGGGCACCCGCCGACGGGTACCGTCACACCGTACAGCAATGCGGAGATCGGAACATCGATTGCATTGTTATTCCTCCTGCTCGCAATCCAGCTGATCTACGACATCTTCCTTGCCATCTTCATGCCGGTTGCCGCTATCCGCTTTGCCCGGACAGGTGTCTTTTCAGAAGCGTTCAACTTCGGAGCCATCATCGGGACCATCCGGAAGATCGGGTGGCTCAACTACATCCTTGCGATCATCCTCATAGCCCTGATCATCGGCATTCCTGTCGGCATCCTTGCCGCGATCATTCTCTTTGGGGGATTCATGCTGGGCCACTACTTTATCGCTCTCGGTGTTATGATAATCGTGATCCTTGTCATCGCACCACCACTGCTCACGTTCCAGGCCCGGTACATGACCCGGGTATACGATCAGAGCGAACCTGCCGGGACAACCGGGGAAACCCCGGCTGCTCCGGTCCTGTAA
- a CDS encoding PIN domain-containing protein yields MKVYLDVCCLCRPFDDQKIHRIHLEAEAIKEILVRCTQDWTLVVSDAVSFEISRIYDKPRRIKARNLVDLAKEHVAITKPISRRYHAFVELGLDPADALHLACAESAGAVLLTTDDAIIKIIKKHAHQISIEVKNPVEWLMEVNAHGSKDAE; encoded by the coding sequence GTGAAAGTCTATCTTGATGTGTGCTGTCTGTGTCGGCCGTTTGATGACCAGAAGATACATCGGATCCATCTCGAAGCTGAAGCCATCAAAGAGATACTGGTCCGGTGTACTCAGGACTGGACACTGGTTGTCAGTGATGCAGTCAGTTTCGAGATCTCACGAATCTACGATAAACCCCGGAGGATAAAAGCCCGGAATCTTGTTGATCTTGCAAAGGAGCACGTTGCAATTACCAAACCCATATCCCGGCGCTATCATGCCTTTGTCGAACTGGGGCTGGATCCGGCAGATGCCCTGCACCTTGCCTGCGCAGAATCGGCCGGCGCAGTCCTCTTAACGACAGATGATGCAATCATCAAAATTATTAAGAAGCACGCTCATCAGATATCTATTGAAGTTAAAAATCCCGTTGAATGGTTGATGGAGGTGAACGCCCATGGAAGCAAAGACGCTGAATGA
- a CDS encoding bifunctional 5,6,7,8-tetrahydromethanopterin hydro-lyase/3-hexulose-6-phosphate synthase, translating to MYLIGEALIGDGAELAHIDLLMGNKEGPIGSAFANAVSQLSQGHTPLLAVVRPNLLTKPATIVIPKVTLKDMSQVNEMFGPVQAAVAKAVADCVEENLFAGIDIEDTVILVSAFVHPDAKDYNRIYRYNYGATKLALHRALDKFPDTKTLVYEKDRAAHGIMGFKVTRLWDPPYLQVAMDLVDMGKVAEVLKCVPQNDHVIIEAGTPLIKKFGLSVIGEIRKLRPNAFIIADMKILDTGNLEARMAADATADAVVVSGLAPASTIEKAIAEARKVGIYSIVDMLNVQSPAKLIAGLKVKPDIVELHRAIDVEETAHAWGDIPAIKKAAGGKLLVATAGGIRVDVVKDALKSGADILVVGRAITASKDIGHAADEFLEQINKEEIDQFRIMTDF from the coding sequence ATGTATTTAATCGGAGAAGCACTTATTGGCGATGGCGCGGAACTGGCGCATATCGACCTGCTGATGGGAAACAAGGAAGGTCCCATCGGTTCAGCGTTTGCAAATGCGGTTTCGCAGCTTTCACAGGGTCATACCCCCCTCCTTGCGGTAGTACGCCCGAACCTGCTGACAAAGCCGGCAACGATCGTCATCCCCAAGGTCACGTTAAAGGACATGTCGCAGGTCAACGAGATGTTCGGCCCCGTGCAGGCTGCCGTTGCCAAGGCTGTTGCGGACTGCGTTGAAGAGAACCTGTTTGCGGGAATCGATATCGAAGATACCGTGATTCTCGTCTCCGCGTTCGTCCACCCGGATGCGAAAGACTACAACCGGATTTACCGGTACAACTACGGCGCAACCAAGCTCGCGCTCCACCGTGCGCTTGACAAGTTCCCCGACACGAAGACGCTCGTGTACGAGAAGGACCGGGCTGCCCACGGCATCATGGGATTCAAGGTAACCAGGCTCTGGGACCCGCCATACCTCCAGGTTGCAATGGACCTCGTGGACATGGGCAAGGTTGCTGAAGTCTTAAAATGCGTTCCGCAGAACGACCACGTGATCATCGAGGCAGGAACCCCGCTCATCAAGAAGTTCGGCCTCTCGGTCATCGGCGAGATCAGGAAGCTCCGCCCCAACGCATTCATCATCGCGGACATGAAGATCCTCGACACCGGTAACCTTGAAGCCCGGATGGCAGCCGATGCAACCGCCGATGCGGTCGTCGTCTCCGGCCTTGCCCCGGCCTCGACCATCGAGAAGGCGATCGCGGAAGCCCGCAAGGTCGGCATCTACTCGATTGTTGACATGCTCAATGTCCAGAGCCCGGCCAAGCTCATCGCAGGCCTGAAAGTCAAGCCGGACATCGTGGAACTCCACCGTGCAATCGATGTCGAGGAGACCGCCCATGCATGGGGCGACATCCCGGCGATCAAGAAGGCAGCCGGCGGGAAACTGCTCGTTGCAACCGCAGGCGGCATCCGCGTGGATGTTGTCAAGGACGCCCTCAAGTCCGGCGCTGACATCCTCGTTGTCGGCCGTGCCATCACTGCAAGCAAGGACATCGGCCATGCAGCCGATGAGTTCCTGGAACAGATCAACAAGGAAGAGATCGACCAGTTCCGGATTATGACCGATTTCTAA
- a CDS encoding carboxymuconolactone decarboxylase family protein encodes MNRSPFEMFQKECPELAERFDSLVEVQRTLNVLDNKTKQLINIAIQTAIRNAEGVRAHAAQAARTGATKEEIVGAVVMNLHLTGLVTVLDALPAALAGIEEAKKRKMR; translated from the coding sequence ATGAACCGATCACCGTTTGAAATGTTCCAGAAGGAATGCCCCGAGCTTGCCGAGCGGTTCGACAGCCTGGTGGAAGTCCAGCGGACCTTAAATGTTCTTGACAATAAGACAAAGCAGCTCATCAACATCGCCATCCAGACGGCGATCCGGAACGCGGAAGGGGTACGGGCCCATGCAGCACAGGCGGCCCGGACCGGGGCAACAAAAGAGGAGATTGTCGGGGCCGTTGTCATGAACCTGCACCTGACGGGCCTGGTCACCGTTCTCGATGCTCTGCCCGCTGCGCTTGCAGGCATCGAAGAGGCAAAGAAGAGGAAGATGAGGTAA
- the speB gene encoding agmatinase, which translates to MEEDLEKITKDFRTFEREMVENPYWGIATFFGVPWQENPENLDIALVGVPFDQGVTNRPGTRMGPREIRNQSRLVGIYNHHTKMTPCAACRIADVGDVPFRSVYRLEDANQDIELFYRKLSANGIIPVTAGGDHSITFPILKGISRREKAGLVHFDSHCDTAGPIHGSALQHGSPMRNAVESGAIDPEHAIQIGIRGSSEVLWQYSYEKNMRVVHIEEFYERGWKKIAQEIRDLMGDRPVYISFDIDCLDPAFAPGTGTPVAGGMSTFEVLQTLRGLGGLNIIGGDVVEVSPPYDPAGITALAGATIMFEILCLAAESRARNPS; encoded by the coding sequence ATGGAAGAAGACCTGGAGAAGATAACCAAGGATTTCAGGACATTTGAAAGAGAGATGGTGGAGAACCCCTACTGGGGAATTGCCACGTTCTTCGGTGTGCCCTGGCAGGAAAACCCGGAGAACCTGGACATCGCACTCGTTGGCGTGCCGTTCGATCAGGGAGTCACAAACCGTCCCGGCACCCGCATGGGCCCCCGGGAGATCCGGAACCAGTCGCGGCTCGTGGGCATCTACAACCATCACACGAAGATGACGCCCTGCGCTGCCTGCCGGATTGCCGATGTGGGCGACGTGCCGTTCAGGTCGGTCTACCGCCTGGAGGACGCAAACCAGGACATCGAATTGTTCTACCGGAAATTATCTGCAAACGGGATAATTCCTGTCACTGCCGGAGGGGACCACTCCATCACGTTTCCCATTCTCAAAGGAATTTCCAGAAGAGAAAAAGCCGGGCTCGTGCACTTCGATTCCCACTGCGACACGGCCGGGCCGATCCATGGCAGCGCCCTGCAGCACGGCTCGCCTATGCGGAATGCCGTGGAGTCCGGAGCAATCGATCCCGAACACGCGATACAGATCGGGATCCGTGGATCCAGCGAAGTCCTGTGGCAGTATTCCTACGAGAAGAATATGCGGGTTGTGCACATCGAGGAATTCTATGAACGGGGATGGAAGAAGATTGCACAGGAGATCCGTGACCTGATGGGAGACCGGCCCGTGTACATCTCCTTTGATATCGACTGCCTGGACCCCGCGTTTGCACCGGGTACCGGAACGCCGGTGGCGGGAGGGATGTCAACCTTCGAGGTGCTGCAGACCCTCCGCGGCCTTGGGGGCCTCAACATCATCGGCGGGGATGTTGTCGAGGTCTCCCCTCCTTACGATCCCGCGGGAATCACCGCCCTTGCCGGGGCAACGATCATGTTCGAGATCCTCTGCCTTGCTGCAGAGTCCAGGGCCCGGAACCCATCCTGA
- a CDS encoding PhzF family phenazine biosynthesis protein gives MQAELHLVDAFTQAPFRGNVAGVCIPDGPADDAWMQQVAAELKHSETAFLFPEGTNWNLRWFTPKEEVRLCGHATLAAASVLWETGRVSQNKAIVFETLSGKLTARRDGDWISMDFPAEPPATSMPIPGLGQALGVEPLYTGRNRFDILVELPLADDVCSLEPDLDALSAIRTRGIIVTAASDLPHFDFVSRFFAPAVGVPEDPVTGSAHCCLGPYWGEKLKKTEMVGFQCSPRGGSVRVKLEGDRVILSGHAVHVLSGKLLV, from the coding sequence ATGCAAGCAGAACTGCACCTCGTTGACGCGTTCACCCAGGCCCCGTTCCGCGGGAACGTTGCCGGTGTCTGCATCCCGGATGGCCCGGCCGATGACGCGTGGATGCAGCAGGTGGCAGCCGAGCTGAAGCATTCGGAGACCGCGTTTTTGTTTCCTGAAGGAACGAACTGGAACCTGCGCTGGTTCACTCCCAAAGAGGAAGTCCGGCTCTGCGGCCATGCCACGCTCGCCGCCGCGTCCGTGCTCTGGGAGACCGGCCGCGTTTCCCAAAACAAGGCAATTGTCTTTGAGACCCTGTCCGGCAAACTGACTGCCCGGCGGGACGGCGACTGGATCAGCATGGACTTTCCCGCAGAACCTCCCGCGACATCGATGCCGATTCCCGGTCTTGGGCAGGCGCTCGGGGTCGAACCCCTGTACACCGGCCGGAACCGGTTCGATATCCTTGTGGAACTGCCGCTCGCGGACGATGTCTGCAGCCTCGAACCCGACCTGGATGCATTATCCGCCATCCGCACCCGGGGCATCATCGTGACCGCAGCCTCCGATCTCCCGCATTTCGATTTCGTGTCCCGGTTCTTCGCACCCGCGGTCGGCGTGCCGGAAGATCCGGTCACCGGTTCGGCCCACTGCTGCCTCGGGCCGTACTGGGGAGAGAAACTCAAGAAAACCGAGATGGTCGGGTTCCAGTGCTCCCCCCGGGGGGGATCGGTCCGCGTGAAGCTCGAAGGCGACCGCGTTATCCTGTCAGGCCATGCAGTCCATGTCCTGTCGGGAAAACTCCTGGTCTGA
- a CDS encoding AMP-binding protein — MVEGSYTCGTSAVPLLGMTISEMVDSIAAKYPDTEAIVSVHQNIRWTYREFVGQVNLVARALMGLGVEKGDRVGIWAMNHAEWVVVQFATSKIGAIMVNINPAYRTYELEYVLKQAEISTLIVQGRFKTSDYVGMFYEACPEAYECKPGKISCEKFPFLKNAVFMGDIPYNGMFTWEDFLEKADAITMDDILERGEGLSFDDPINIQYTSGTTGFPKGVVLTHHSVLNNGYIIGEGMGFTEKDRLCIPVPFYHCFGMVLSNLACVTHGSTMVLPAPTFDAEEVLKTVEKERCTALHGVPTMFIAELSHPNFSKYDLRSLRTGIMAGSPCPIEVMKQVNTQMHMSEIVIVYGQTETSPGVTMTTTKDPLERRVTTIGRAFPHTELKIIDSKTGKIVPYGEIGEICARGYCVMKCYYNNPSATHATLDKDRWNHTGDLGTMDEEGYFKIVGRLKDMVIRGGENIYPREIEEFLHHHEKISDVYVVGVPDIKYGEELCAWVKMKPGQTMTEQDVKDFCKGKIAHYKIPRYVMFVNDFPINISGKIQKYKMRDESIKVLGLEEADKIQTA, encoded by the coding sequence ATGGTTGAGGGCAGTTACACGTGCGGAACCTCAGCAGTCCCCCTGCTGGGCATGACCATCAGCGAGATGGTCGACAGTATTGCAGCAAAATACCCGGACACGGAAGCCATCGTATCCGTGCACCAGAACATCCGGTGGACCTACCGGGAGTTTGTCGGTCAGGTGAACCTGGTAGCAAGAGCCCTGATGGGTCTCGGGGTGGAGAAAGGCGACCGGGTCGGCATCTGGGCCATGAACCATGCCGAATGGGTGGTAGTCCAGTTCGCCACCTCCAAGATCGGCGCCATCATGGTGAACATCAACCCGGCGTACCGCACGTACGAGCTCGAGTACGTACTCAAGCAGGCCGAGATCTCGACCCTGATCGTGCAGGGCCGGTTCAAGACCTCGGACTACGTGGGGATGTTCTACGAGGCCTGCCCCGAGGCGTACGAGTGCAAGCCGGGAAAGATCTCCTGCGAGAAGTTCCCGTTTCTGAAAAATGCGGTCTTCATGGGCGACATCCCGTACAACGGCATGTTCACCTGGGAGGATTTCCTGGAAAAGGCGGATGCGATCACGATGGACGATATCCTGGAGCGGGGCGAAGGGCTCTCGTTCGACGACCCCATCAATATCCAGTACACGAGCGGCACCACAGGGTTTCCCAAAGGAGTTGTCTTAACCCACCACTCCGTCCTCAACAACGGGTACATCATCGGGGAGGGCATGGGATTTACCGAGAAGGACCGGCTCTGCATCCCGGTTCCCTTCTACCACTGCTTCGGCATGGTCCTCAGTAACCTCGCCTGCGTCACCCACGGCTCGACGATGGTTTTGCCCGCACCAACTTTCGATGCCGAAGAAGTCTTGAAGACCGTGGAGAAGGAGCGCTGCACGGCGCTGCACGGTGTCCCGACCATGTTCATTGCCGAGCTCTCGCACCCGAACTTCTCAAAATACGATCTCCGGTCCCTCCGCACCGGCATCATGGCCGGTTCCCCCTGCCCGATCGAGGTCATGAAGCAGGTCAACACGCAGATGCACATGAGTGAGATCGTTATCGTGTACGGCCAGACCGAGACGAGCCCCGGCGTCACGATGACGACAACCAAAGACCCGCTCGAACGCCGGGTCACCACGATCGGCAGGGCATTTCCCCACACGGAACTCAAGATCATCGACTCCAAGACCGGCAAGATCGTCCCGTATGGCGAGATCGGCGAGATCTGCGCCCGCGGCTACTGCGTCATGAAATGCTATTACAACAATCCCTCGGCCACCCACGCAACGCTCGACAAGGATCGCTGGAACCACACCGGCGACCTCGGCACCATGGACGAGGAGGGCTACTTCAAGATCGTGGGCCGGCTCAAGGACATGGTGATCCGGGGCGGGGAGAACATCTACCCGCGGGAGATCGAGGAGTTCCTCCACCACCACGAGAAGATCTCGGACGTCTACGTGGTCGGCGTGCCGGATATCAAGTACGGCGAGGAGCTCTGCGCCTGGGTGAAGATGAAGCCGGGCCAGACCATGACCGAGCAGGATGTCAAGGATTTCTGCAAAGGCAAGATCGCCCACTACAAGATCCCGCGGTACGTCATGTTCGTGAATGACTTCCCGATCAATATCTCCGGCAAGATCCAGAAATACAAGATGCGGGACGAGTCGATCAAGGTGCTCGGCCTTGAAGAGGCTGACAAGATCCAGACCGCATAA
- a CDS encoding FxLYD domain-containing protein — MRTVYRILALVIAAVLLSGCMGASPEIVMPKTRLASGDTHGISDCFFRINDSAHSLHTGTVTEITLTGYIGNSCSRPMDNLVVHGTFYDRDGRVIAGTETRAGYLGPDDVAAFSLLIDTPYSGPFTYRIWPEIREEKKLF, encoded by the coding sequence ATGCGAACGGTGTACAGAATCCTGGCGCTGGTCATTGCCGCGGTCCTCCTTTCAGGCTGCATGGGAGCATCCCCGGAGATCGTGATGCCGAAGACCCGGCTTGCCAGCGGGGATACACACGGTATCAGCGACTGCTTTTTCCGGATCAATGATTCTGCGCACAGCCTGCATACGGGGACGGTTACGGAGATAACCCTGACCGGGTACATCGGCAACAGCTGCAGCCGGCCTATGGACAACCTTGTGGTTCACGGCACATTCTATGATCGGGACGGGCGGGTCATTGCAGGGACAGAGACCCGGGCCGGGTACCTTGGACCTGACGATGTTGCGGCGTTCAGCCTCTTGATCGACACTCCGTATTCCGGTCCCTTTACCTACCGGATCTGGCCGGAGATCCGGGAAGAGAAGAAATTATTCTGA
- a CDS encoding ABC transporter permease, with the protein MTESGDTCGQLCMELHGAWAIAKKDILIYYLKPNIIVSGALFPLFMFLAFAIGRPAEPSSMIPGLIAITILFSASSIEPVSIPIERRMKTFDRLISAPISLHTVVLGESLSGFLYSIGIAFVPLIAGLLLFRTPIVSIWPLALGLVLTSFCFATMGTLFAAYPTESPGDIMSMLNLVRLPLIFVSGVFIPVSQIPAAGQFIVYLSPLTYGNDLIQAAYSGTTHFHPLADVAMICVFILIFQFVANRLYKKFNE; encoded by the coding sequence TTGACTGAATCCGGGGATACCTGCGGGCAGCTGTGCATGGAACTCCATGGTGCCTGGGCGATTGCAAAAAAGGACATCCTCATCTATTACTTAAAGCCCAACATCATCGTCTCGGGAGCGCTCTTCCCTCTCTTTATGTTCCTCGCATTTGCCATCGGCCGGCCGGCAGAACCGTCTTCGATGATCCCGGGCCTTATCGCGATCACCATCCTCTTCTCCGCATCCTCCATAGAACCCGTCTCCATCCCCATCGAGCGGCGGATGAAGACCTTCGACCGGCTCATCTCGGCCCCGATCTCCCTCCATACGGTCGTGCTCGGCGAGAGCCTGAGCGGATTTCTCTACAGCATCGGGATCGCGTTCGTCCCGCTGATTGCCGGGCTTCTCCTCTTCAGGACTCCCATCGTGAGCATCTGGCCCCTCGCGCTCGGCCTCGTCCTCACCTCGTTCTGCTTTGCCACCATGGGCACGCTCTTTGCCGCATACCCGACCGAGAGCCCGGGGGATATCATGTCCATGCTGAACCTTGTCCGGCTGCCCCTGATCTTTGTCTCGGGCGTTTTCATCCCGGTCAGCCAGATCCCGGCCGCAGGACAGTTCATCGTGTATCTCTCGCCCCTGACCTACGGCAACGACCTGATCCAGGCTGCCTATTCGGGCACCACCCACTTCCACCCCCTGGCCGATGTTGCGATGATCTGCGTCTTTATCCTTATCTTCCAGTTCGTGGCAAACCGGCTCTACAAGAAATTCAACGAGTGA
- a CDS encoding ATP-binding cassette domain-containing protein, giving the protein MFAIETEALSKRFGNIQALSHVDFSVQEGETFGFLGPNGAGKTTTIRILTGISPPTEGTARIFGKDIVRETIAARRQMGIVHETSNIYTDLTAWQNLMFTAELYHVGKSLREKRAKELLELFGLLERRHDKTNGFSKGMKRRLTLAMGLINDPRLVFLDEPTSGLDVQSNLIIRDVIRNLNEQGVTVFLTTHNIEEANLACDRVAIINHGKIAAIDSPERLKKTIQSVQSVEVAFDAPAPVPVEDLERIPSVSEVIKQGDKFRLITEDPPAVIDGVMAFAAARKARVISITTLGPSLEDVFIRLTGLDIRTKGVKTVD; this is encoded by the coding sequence ATGTTTGCGATCGAAACAGAAGCACTGTCGAAACGCTTTGGGAATATCCAGGCCCTCTCCCACGTGGACTTTTCGGTACAGGAAGGCGAGACCTTCGGGTTCCTCGGCCCGAACGGTGCGGGAAAGACAACCACGATCCGCATCCTGACCGGGATCTCTCCCCCCACGGAAGGGACGGCACGGATATTTGGGAAAGATATCGTCAGAGAGACAATCGCCGCCCGGCGCCAGATGGGGATCGTGCACGAGACCTCCAATATCTACACCGATCTCACGGCCTGGCAGAACCTGATGTTCACCGCCGAGCTCTACCATGTCGGGAAATCCTTGCGGGAGAAGCGGGCGAAAGAACTCCTCGAACTCTTCGGCCTCCTGGAGCGCAGGCACGACAAGACGAACGGGTTCTCAAAAGGGATGAAACGCCGGCTCACGCTCGCCATGGGGCTCATCAACGATCCCCGGCTCGTCTTCCTCGATGAACCCACCTCCGGCCTCGACGTGCAGAGCAACCTGATCATCCGCGACGTGATCCGTAATCTCAACGAGCAGGGAGTCACCGTCTTTCTCACCACCCATAATATCGAGGAAGCCAACCTTGCCTGCGACCGGGTTGCCATCATCAACCACGGGAAGATCGCGGCCATCGACTCCCCTGAACGGCTCAAAAAGACGATCCAGAGCGTCCAGTCGGTGGAAGTGGCCTTCGATGCTCCCGCACCCGTGCCGGTGGAGGACCTGGAACGGATTCCCTCCGTGAGCGAAGTTATCAAGCAGGGGGACAAGTTCCGGCTGATCACCGAGGACCCGCCCGCGGTGATCGACGGGGTTATGGCCTTTGCCGCAGCCCGGAAGGCCCGGGTGATCAGCATCACTACCCTCGGGCCAAGCCTTGAGGATGTCTTCATCCGGCTCACCGGCCTCGATATCCGGACAAAAGGGGTGAAGACCGTTGACTGA
- the thsA gene encoding thermosome subunit alpha encodes MSQQLGGQQIIILRQGTTRNRGQEAQNNNIAAAKAVANAVRSTLGPKGMDKMLIDGIGEITITNDGATILQQMDIEHPAAKMMVEIAKTQDKEVGDGTTSAVVLAGELLKNAEYLLNQKIHPTVIAEGYQQAAAKSQEILAKFAVAVKQGDRVMLKKVAETAISGKGAEAYKDLLCDMVVDAITRVTDDDGSVDIAHVNVLKKVGGAIEDTVLVEGMVIDKERSHPSMPKEVKDAKILLLNAALEYKKTEVNAKINISRPEQVQAFLDEDQQMIQVMADKVIRTGATVVFCAKGIDDTAQHYLAKAGILAARRVKKSDMDNLSRATGATVANSLDAIAPADLGFAGLVEEKKLSGQEMISVSHCKNPKSVSLIIRGGSEHIIDELERAVHDALMVVSVVVKDKKIVPGGGAPEIELSRELHRYAATAGGRIQIAIEAFAKALEVIPRTLAENAGLDPIDMIVAIRAAHESGKKTFGLDVLEGRPVDMLKAGVVEPLRVKTQAISSAAEAAVMILRIDDVIASARSAGPQGGMPPGRG; translated from the coding sequence ATGTCACAACAACTTGGCGGGCAGCAGATAATCATTCTCAGGCAGGGAACAACGCGGAACCGCGGGCAGGAAGCCCAGAACAACAACATTGCCGCAGCAAAGGCAGTGGCAAACGCAGTCCGGTCCACCCTCGGGCCAAAAGGCATGGACAAGATGCTCATCGATGGTATCGGGGAGATCACCATCACCAACGATGGCGCAACCATCCTGCAGCAGATGGACATCGAGCACCCTGCAGCAAAGATGATGGTCGAGATTGCAAAAACCCAGGACAAGGAAGTGGGCGATGGCACGACATCGGCGGTCGTTCTTGCCGGGGAACTTTTGAAAAACGCGGAGTATCTCCTCAATCAGAAGATTCACCCGACCGTTATTGCGGAGGGATACCAGCAGGCTGCGGCAAAATCCCAGGAGATCCTGGCAAAATTTGCGGTTGCCGTGAAACAGGGCGACCGCGTGATGCTCAAAAAAGTTGCAGAAACCGCGATCAGCGGCAAAGGAGCCGAGGCTTACAAGGATCTTCTCTGCGATATGGTCGTCGATGCCATAACACGGGTCACCGATGACGATGGCAGTGTTGATATTGCGCACGTGAACGTTTTAAAGAAAGTCGGGGGCGCGATAGAAGATACTGTGCTTGTCGAAGGGATGGTCATCGACAAGGAACGCTCGCACCCGTCAATGCCAAAGGAAGTGAAGGATGCAAAAATCCTTCTCCTCAACGCAGCCCTCGAATACAAAAAGACCGAAGTGAATGCCAAGATCAATATCTCCCGGCCCGAGCAGGTGCAGGCATTTTTAGACGAGGACCAGCAGATGATCCAGGTCATGGCGGACAAAGTGATCCGGACGGGTGCAACGGTGGTTTTCTGTGCAAAAGGTATCGATGATACTGCCCAGCACTATCTTGCAAAAGCCGGCATTCTTGCCGCCCGCAGGGTCAAGAAGAGCGACATGGACAATCTCTCGCGGGCAACCGGAGCCACGGTGGCAAACAGCCTCGATGCCATAGCGCCGGCCGATCTCGGGTTTGCAGGTCTTGTCGAAGAGAAGAAACTCTCCGGCCAGGAGATGATCTCGGTCTCGCACTGCAAAAACCCAAAATCGGTCTCCCTGATCATCCGGGGAGGGTCGGAACATATCATCGACGAGCTCGAACGGGCGGTCCACGATGCCCTCATGGTAGTGAGCGTTGTTGTAAAGGACAAAAAGATAGTCCCAGGTGGCGGAGCACCGGAGATCGAACTTTCGCGCGAATTGCACCGGTATGCGGCAACAGCCGGTGGCCGGATCCAGATCGCGATCGAAGCCTTTGCAAAAGCGCTCGAGGTAATTCCCCGAACGCTTGCCGAGAACGCAGGTCTCGATCCCATCGACATGATCGTTGCAATCCGGGCTGCTCATGAGTCCGGGAAGAAGACCTTTGGTCTCGATGTCCTTGAGGGCAGACCGGTCGATATGCTCAAAGCCGGCGTTGTCGAGCCCCTCCGGGTCAAGACGCAGGCCATCTCAAGCGCTGCCGAAGCAGCGGTCATGATCCTGCGTATCGACGATGTCATCGCCTCGGCGCGATCCGCGGGACCGCAGGGCGGGATGCCCCCGGGGAGGGGTTAA
- a CDS encoding DUF3006 domain-containing protein: MKAAVDRIEGPVAVLIACEGEPARISVPVSLLPPGTREGDVVTLTLERDEAATKAAKETVSGLIEKLKKR, encoded by the coding sequence ATGAAGGCTGCGGTCGACCGGATCGAGGGACCGGTAGCCGTCCTGATCGCCTGCGAAGGCGAGCCGGCCAGGATCAGCGTACCTGTATCCCTCCTGCCGCCCGGCACCCGGGAGGGCGATGTTGTTACCCTCACGCTCGAACGCGATGAAGCGGCGACAAAGGCGGCAAAAGAAACGGTCAGCGGGCTTATTGAAAAACTCAAAAAAAGATGA